DNA from Ziziphus jujuba cultivar Dongzao chromosome 2, ASM3175591v1:
GTGGTGGAAATTGGCAGCAAAAATAACATGAGGGTCTTCATATTTCTCGCTTGGGAAAACTCTTCCTGACCATCAGTCCAGTCCAGGGACTAATTTTGAATGATAGAGGTTCAGGGGTCAAAAGCATATAAATATCTGACTGCTCTTTGCCTCTATTTTCAAACATTGAAAAAACTACGAGCCTCAACTGACTCAGATTCCAGGTCTGCAATCTTTTttacctattattattattattattattattgttattattatgttttcctGTAATTATGTCTATATTTTCCTCTAATGATGCATACTTTTTTCTGAAAAGAGAAATATATACACTTATGTTATCCTGTTTGTTTCTTTGCTCTAGTGGGTATTTTTGCATTTGGAACCTTTTGACCTGGTTCTCTAAACCCCATTGTTTATGTTCTTTATTTATAATTGCTCTGCTCTGTAGTTATTGCATAAAATGATTAAAGATTTTTCCATCAGTAGGGAAAGTAAATATATTTCAATGAGAAacattataaagaaaaataaagtaataataaaccaatttttatgtcttttaatttcaaaaatttgttGAAAAGATTAAATTAAAGTCAATAactcaagatttttttttttaatttttttttttttcaatggtttagatattaaaaaagtaTTAATGGGAGACACAGAAGAGAAACATGAAAACAAAAGTGAAgttgaaaagaaggaaaagaaagaaaagaaagagaagtgtGATGACAAGGAAGAGAAAGGAGGAGatcaggaaaaaaagaaagataaaaaggaTAAGGAAGGTAAAGATAATAAGGAAGACAAAGAAGGTggaaaggagaagaagaaaaagaatccGGAAGATAAGAAAGATCCTGCAAAGCTAAGGCAAAAGCTTGAGAAGATTGAGACCAAAATCCAAGATTTAGtggcaaagaaagaagaaattttGAAACTCATTCATGAAGCTGAGCAAGCTGCTAAGAATCCAACCACTTGAGGAAACAGGGCCTCaatgtgtatgtgtatgtatacatatatattttggtaatggGCCTGACTGTATATGATCAGCTGGAAGACACAAATTTTTGTGTGCTTGGTACTGAATTAAGGTTTTGTtgtaaatgtaaaataatacttgtaaatttttattatttatttatttatttattattattattattattattattattgctgtaGATGGCATGAAAAAGCCTTGCAAATGTAGCATTGgattatatgtttttcaattcatattatagaattcaaaagaataaacaaattTGTTGGGAATATGAAATTCTTTAGCAAACAGAGTTTTCAAGCATTGGTTAATTTCTtgcacgaaaaaaaaaatatgggcaGTGAAGAATCAGTTTTCCAATGTCAGAGAGAGTTAAgggtttttccccaaaaaagacaaaaaaaagtaaatattcttaaataaagaaataaataaataattaattaatttattagtgGTACGAGCATCACcacctcaaatatatatatatatatat
Protein-coding regions in this window:
- the LOC107415853 gene encoding protein PXR1; amino-acid sequence: MGDTEEKHENKSEVEKKEKKEKKEKCDDKEEKGGDQEKKKDKKDKEGKDNKEDKEGGKEKKKKNPEDKKDPAKLRQKLEKIETKIQDLVAKKEEILKLIHEAEQAAKNPTT